A single genomic interval of Sulfurospirillum tamanense harbors:
- the arsB gene encoding ACR3 family arsenite efflux transporter, with protein sequence MENNAQPSGGIGFFERYLTVWVALCIVAGVAIGQLFPAIPQTLSRFEYANVSIPVAILIWLMIYPMMLKIDFASILEAGKKPKGLIITCTINWLIKPFSMYLIAALFFKVIFSALLPEALANEYLAGAILLGAAPCTAMVFVWSHLTKGDPAYTLVQVAVNNLILLVAFTPIVAFLLGISDVFVPYNTLLLSVFLFVVIPLAGGYLSRRYVIGRYGLAYFEDVFVKKFSGITVVGLLLTLVIIFTFQGDVILGNPLHVLLIAIPLTLQTFFIFYITYGWAKAWSLPHNIAAPASMIGTSNFFELAVAVAITLFGLQSGATLVTVVGVLVEVPVMLALAGIANRTRHWFGAR encoded by the coding sequence ATGGAAAACAACGCCCAGCCCTCTGGCGGCATCGGCTTTTTTGAACGTTACCTCACCGTGTGGGTAGCACTGTGTATTGTTGCGGGTGTGGCCATCGGTCAGCTTTTTCCCGCCATCCCTCAAACCCTGAGCCGTTTTGAATACGCCAACGTTTCCATCCCTGTGGCGATTTTAATTTGGCTCATGATTTACCCCATGATGCTCAAAATCGACTTTGCTAGCATTTTGGAAGCGGGCAAAAAACCCAAAGGGCTCATCATTACATGTACCATTAACTGGCTCATCAAGCCTTTTAGTATGTACCTCATCGCCGCGCTCTTTTTCAAAGTCATCTTTAGTGCCCTCCTCCCTGAAGCGCTTGCCAACGAATACCTCGCGGGTGCTATTTTACTAGGAGCCGCGCCGTGTACGGCCATGGTGTTTGTGTGGAGCCATCTCACCAAAGGCGACCCCGCGTACACCCTTGTGCAAGTGGCGGTCAACAACCTCATCTTGCTCGTCGCCTTTACGCCTATCGTCGCCTTTTTGCTGGGCATTAGCGATGTGTTTGTGCCTTACAACACCTTGTTACTTTCGGTCTTTTTGTTTGTGGTCATCCCCTTAGCGGGCGGGTATCTCTCCAGACGCTACGTCATCGGACGCTATGGATTAGCGTATTTTGAGGACGTATTTGTCAAAAAATTTAGCGGCATTACCGTCGTGGGATTGTTACTCACTCTTGTCATTATCTTTACCTTTCAAGGGGATGTCATTCTTGGAAATCCTCTACATGTACTGCTCATCGCCATCCCGCTCACTTTGCAAACGTTTTTTATCTTTTACATCACCTACGGTTGGGCAAAAGCATGGAGCCTTCCCCACAATATCGCAGCACCCGCGAGTATGATTGGGACGAGTAACTTTTTTGAACTTGCCGTGGCTGTGGCCATCACCCTCTTTGGTTTGCAATCAGGCGCAACCCTCGTGACCGTCGTGGGCGTGCTCGTAGAAGTGCCCGTGATGCTTGCTCTTGCAGGCATCGCCAACCGCACGAGACATTGGTTTGGAGCACGATGA
- a CDS encoding arsenate reductase ArsC: MNPKVLFVCIHNSGRSQMAEAWLNELSHGDIIAMSAGFEPRGLNPLAVRAMAEVGVDISTKESDSVFDFFKRGLRFNYIITVCDEGNAQKCPIFPGVSHRIHWSFKDPSEVEGTDEEKMAQVREIRDAIRTNVEDFLVLFSKGEIAQNAPSEWKFGR, from the coding sequence ATGAATCCTAAAGTATTGTTTGTGTGCATTCACAACAGCGGGCGAAGTCAGATGGCAGAGGCGTGGTTAAATGAGCTTTCTCATGGAGATATTATCGCGATGAGTGCGGGGTTTGAACCCCGTGGGTTGAACCCCTTGGCGGTACGCGCCATGGCGGAAGTGGGGGTGGACATTAGTACCAAGGAAAGCGACAGCGTGTTTGATTTTTTCAAGCGCGGGCTTCGGTTTAACTACATCATCACCGTGTGTGATGAGGGCAATGCCCAAAAATGCCCCATTTTTCCTGGCGTAAGTCACCGTATCCACTGGAGCTTCAAAGACCCTTCCGAAGTAGAAGGAACCGATGAGGAAAAAATGGCCCAAGTACGCGAAATCCGCGATGCTATCCGCACCAACGTAGAAGACTTTTTGGTACTCTTTTCCAAAGGGGAAATCGCCCAAAATGCTCCTAGCGAGTGGAAATTTGGACGGTAA
- a CDS encoding HD domain-containing phosphohydrolase, producing the protein MKKPTRFTFTFGLLSLFVGLASFLSLSLIGHNYKQSTKNAYAMIQKRNANARQNVIDSLNTYLKNTSATLSVLTHALEEKPLFYANDVFMRTLWEMLLSNDKIASIYLADTLGNFVQARRDPRLALRVINLNEENPNDRWLLKDRQFNTLDTQEAAVNYDPRTRIWFQKAWENRGFYWSEPYPFASTDKYGITVALADTSSLHAKVAGVDFTIESIAHLLQEQSQTVEGPIVLFNETGHIIATSLRLGHVPHTFNELGSVAFLASYESFKKGVLQGKILDDLGVPYLFAFSEFSSDFGLKWYIGTYLQEHKVTQEASQIALETATISLTILLLIILVTWFVLRRIIIRPVDELKTMSDSVAAKRYNAVRPIKTRIKEFHQLSHSMVHMARAIKQHDKEQETLMEAFIHLIAGAIDEKSPYTGGHCHRVPELSLMLAKAADASTEGIFATFGFPNEAAWREFRMSALLHDCGKVTTPEYVVDKATKLETIYNRIHEIRTRFEVLLRDAHIAYLEGCLEGKEEAEVLRQRRDEAQRKLYEDFAFLAECNIGGEFMEDAHIERLRTIAAITWTRHFDDRLGLSNAESLRLKNFSPCPLPCQETLLSDKPEHRIPRDRPIDQKRYDELGIKMEVPTYFNNQGELYNLSIRKGTLNDEERYKINEHIIMSIRMLSTLPLMDNLKKIPEYAGGHHETMIGTGYPRKLTKKELSLPARIIAVADIFEALTANDRPYKKAKTLSESIRILSLMAKDQHIDADIFRLFLSSGVYAQYAKLYLNPEQIDTVDISQYL; encoded by the coding sequence ATGAAAAAACCGACCCGTTTTACATTTACTTTTGGCCTTCTTTCTCTTTTTGTTGGCCTTGCTTCTTTTTTATCTCTTTCGCTCATTGGGCACAACTATAAGCAGAGCACTAAAAATGCTTATGCAATGATTCAAAAACGCAATGCTAACGCGCGGCAAAACGTCATCGACAGCCTCAACACCTATCTTAAAAACACCTCTGCCACCCTTTCCGTACTAACACACGCCCTTGAGGAAAAACCCCTTTTTTATGCTAACGATGTTTTTATGCGCACCCTATGGGAAATGCTTCTTTCCAATGATAAAATCGCTAGCATTTACCTTGCTGACACTTTGGGAAATTTTGTTCAAGCCAGACGCGACCCTAGGCTTGCCCTACGCGTAATAAACCTAAACGAAGAAAACCCTAACGATCGCTGGCTACTCAAAGACCGACAATTTAACACTCTTGACACCCAAGAAGCTGCCGTTAACTACGACCCAAGAACACGCATCTGGTTTCAAAAAGCTTGGGAAAATAGGGGGTTTTACTGGTCTGAGCCCTACCCTTTTGCCTCCACAGACAAATACGGCATCACTGTCGCACTGGCCGATACTTCTTCCTTGCATGCCAAAGTGGCAGGTGTTGATTTTACCATTGAGAGCATCGCGCATTTACTTCAAGAGCAGAGCCAAACCGTGGAAGGGCCCATTGTGTTATTTAATGAAACGGGGCATATTATCGCTACTTCTTTGCGTCTTGGGCATGTTCCTCACACTTTCAATGAACTTGGCTCAGTCGCTTTTTTGGCTTCTTATGAATCTTTCAAAAAAGGAGTTTTACAAGGCAAGATTTTAGATGATTTGGGTGTGCCTTACTTGTTTGCTTTTTCGGAATTTTCTTCAGATTTTGGCTTAAAATGGTACATTGGTACCTACTTACAAGAACATAAAGTCACCCAAGAAGCCAGCCAAATCGCCCTTGAAACCGCAACCATTTCGCTTACGATTTTGCTGTTGATTATTTTGGTAACATGGTTTGTGTTACGGCGCATCATCATTCGTCCTGTAGACGAACTTAAAACCATGAGTGACAGCGTAGCAGCCAAACGTTACAACGCAGTACGCCCCATTAAAACCCGTATTAAAGAGTTTCATCAACTAAGCCACTCCATGGTACACATGGCAAGAGCTATCAAACAGCACGACAAAGAACAAGAAACCCTTATGGAAGCTTTCATCCACCTCATCGCTGGAGCCATTGACGAAAAATCCCCCTACACGGGTGGTCATTGCCATCGCGTTCCTGAGCTCTCTCTCATGCTCGCCAAAGCCGCCGATGCTTCCACTGAGGGTATTTTTGCCACTTTTGGTTTTCCAAACGAAGCGGCGTGGCGCGAGTTTCGCATGAGTGCTTTGTTGCATGATTGTGGCAAAGTCACTACCCCTGAATATGTCGTAGACAAAGCCACCAAACTCGAAACCATCTACAACCGTATCCACGAAATCCGCACCCGTTTTGAGGTACTGTTGCGAGATGCGCACATTGCTTATTTGGAGGGGTGTTTGGAGGGCAAGGAAGAGGCAGAAGTGTTGCGTCAAAGGCGCGACGAAGCCCAAAGAAAACTTTACGAGGATTTTGCCTTTTTAGCTGAGTGCAACATCGGGGGCGAGTTTATGGAGGATGCGCACATAGAACGTCTGCGTACCATTGCAGCAATCACATGGACGCGCCATTTTGATGATCGCCTTGGCCTTAGCAATGCCGAAAGTCTGCGTCTGAAAAACTTTTCGCCCTGCCCCTTGCCTTGCCAAGAAACCCTCTTAAGCGACAAGCCCGAACACCGCATCCCAAGAGACCGCCCCATCGACCAAAAACGCTACGATGAGTTAGGCATTAAAATGGAAGTTCCTACGTACTTTAACAATCAAGGAGAGCTGTACAACCTCTCCATCCGCAAAGGAACACTCAACGACGAAGAGCGCTACAAAATCAACGAACACATCATCATGAGCATTCGTATGCTCAGCACATTGCCTCTCATGGATAACCTCAAAAAAATCCCCGAATACGCTGGCGGTCACCATGAAACTATGATTGGGACAGGTTATCCGCGTAAACTCACCAAAAAAGAGCTCTCCCTACCCGCGCGCATCATCGCCGTAGCCGATATTTTTGAAGCTCTAACCGCCAATGACCGTCCGTATAAAAAAGCCAAAACCCTCTCTGAATCTATCCGCATTTTAAGCTTAATGGCTAAAGACCAACACATC
- a CDS encoding arsenate reductase ArsC yields MGSVLVLCTGNSCRSIIAEAQINAFLEGINAQSAGVKASGRVNPNAQTLLETKGIWRETYHSKTLEAVQEHPYDLIVTVCDHANETCPMFPKPVPRLHVSFEDPDGKGMEAFEATYEAIYETLLPQITAFFSKAGV; encoded by the coding sequence ATGGGCTCTGTTTTGGTTTTATGTACAGGAAATTCGTGCCGAAGCATCATCGCCGAAGCGCAAATTAACGCCTTTTTAGAGGGCATCAATGCCCAAAGTGCGGGGGTAAAAGCTAGCGGTCGCGTGAATCCAAACGCTCAAACCCTCCTTGAAACCAAAGGTATTTGGCGTGAAACCTACCACTCCAAAACCCTCGAAGCAGTGCAAGAGCACCCCTATGACCTCATCGTCACCGTGTGCGACCATGCTAACGAAACCTGCCCTATGTTTCCCAAACCCGTACCGCGCTTACATGTAAGCTTTGAAGACCCCGATGGCAAAGGGATGGAAGCATTTGAAGCGACCTATGAAGCCATTTACGAAACGCTTTTGCCGCAAATTACAGCTTTCTTTAGCAAGGCGGGTGTGTGA
- a CDS encoding rhodanese-like domain-containing protein: MRFASLILALFMGVSLALAEDLGTYLRGFDYEERSAMKIQTPELLVLLEEGKAQAIDIRFKEEFEAWHMGFSTNIPLNELPERLDELDKSKLIVTLCPHNDRANLARIYLMLQGYNVRYLSDGLLRTADFLRGENAKEFMEEYRTVKK; this comes from the coding sequence ATGCGCTTCGCTTCACTCATTTTAGCGCTTTTTATGGGCGTGTCATTAGCACTAGCGGAGGATTTAGGAACGTATCTGCGCGGGTTTGACTACGAAGAACGCAGTGCCATGAAAATCCAAACGCCTGAACTTTTGGTGCTTTTAGAAGAGGGTAAAGCCCAAGCCATCGACATTCGCTTTAAGGAAGAGTTTGAAGCGTGGCACATGGGTTTTAGTACCAACATCCCCCTCAACGAACTGCCTGAGCGTTTGGATGAGCTAGACAAATCCAAGCTCATCGTCACCCTGTGTCCACACAATGACCGCGCCAACCTTGCCCGCATTTACCTCATGCTTCAAGGTTACAACGTGCGTTACCTCAGCGATGGCCTCTTGCGCACGGCAGATTTTTTGCGGGGTGAAAACGCCAAGGAGTTCATGGAAGAATACCGCACGGTAAAAAAGTAA
- a CDS encoding ArsR/SmtB family transcription factor, with translation MMEGFIDTTAAVSNETRIHILAFLQKHGRSCVCELEHSLVMGQARLSTNLAILKKAGFVSVEREGKWAYYALAPKTPLHTQLLEAISALHVKVPCKVDACVIKGEG, from the coding sequence ATGATGGAAGGGTTTATCGACACCACCGCCGCGGTGAGTAACGAAACGCGGATTCATATCTTGGCGTTTTTGCAAAAACACGGCAGAAGTTGCGTGTGTGAACTAGAACACAGCCTCGTCATGGGCCAAGCGCGCCTTTCTACCAACCTTGCCATCCTCAAAAAAGCGGGGTTTGTTAGTGTAGAGCGTGAGGGAAAGTGGGCTTACTACGCCCTCGCGCCCAAAACCCCCTTGCACACCCAACTACTAGAGGCTATTAGCGCCTTACATGTAAAGGTGCCCTGCAAGGTGGATGCATGTGTCATTAAAGGAGAAGGATAA
- a CDS encoding thioredoxin family protein, producing the protein MKIEVLGTGCAKCKTLEKVAQEAVAQLGVFAQVEKVEDVAKIMDYGVMSTPALVVDGVVKLSGRVPSLEELVALLKPTKGCGCGGAC; encoded by the coding sequence ATGAAGATTGAAGTCTTAGGCACAGGGTGTGCGAAGTGTAAAACACTGGAAAAAGTTGCTCAAGAGGCCGTAGCACAGTTGGGTGTATTTGCACAGGTGGAAAAAGTGGAGGACGTCGCTAAGATTATGGATTACGGTGTCATGAGCACTCCCGCGCTCGTTGTGGATGGGGTAGTAAAATTAAGTGGTCGCGTCCCAAGCTTAGAAGAGCTAGTCGCGCTGTTAAAACCCACTAAAGGGTGCGGGTGCGGCGGGGCGTGTTAA
- a CDS encoding type II restriction endonuclease yields the protein MLDFGKLDAYIAGVALKRISQVECEERYSNQHELNGVKEMRKLFGTTKKIYPTRFMRLEDDEEKSGESYGDMTWYDAREAHPTRTEYRFYYQKNVAIERAGPEDVLGIILKKDGHVLFVTAPKGSQAEAELFELFGSALGASFSVVDFEEKGTTLTFAKRMILEALGIESVAQDAKDYLGFIEKKLGSLSFPNTKTFSGLAREAFGDTRGLSADERLIYWWNTEETMFKQLENVEIESRLKTGFHDVDDFLTFSQFVRQRRSSRAGSALENHLSEIFETEGVMHSRGKKTEGNKKPDFIFPSIEKYHEAGFPMERLAMLGVKTTCKDRWRQVLAEADKIPLKHLFTLQPKISSNQLDEMSGANVRLVIPSELQESYCCDIKRKMLSLEDFLLYVKHL from the coding sequence ATGTTAGATTTTGGAAAATTAGATGCGTATATAGCGGGCGTTGCTTTAAAGCGCATCAGTCAGGTTGAGTGCGAGGAGAGGTATTCAAATCAACATGAGTTAAACGGCGTAAAAGAGATGAGAAAGCTTTTTGGCACCACCAAAAAAATCTACCCGACACGCTTTATGCGCCTTGAAGATGACGAAGAAAAAAGTGGCGAGTCTTACGGAGACATGACGTGGTATGATGCAAGGGAAGCCCACCCAACACGAACCGAATACCGTTTTTATTATCAAAAAAATGTTGCTATTGAAAGGGCAGGCCCAGAAGATGTGCTTGGGATTATTTTAAAAAAAGATGGACATGTTTTGTTTGTAACTGCGCCCAAAGGAAGCCAAGCAGAAGCCGAACTGTTTGAACTTTTTGGTAGCGCGCTTGGGGCGTCTTTTTCTGTTGTCGATTTTGAAGAAAAAGGTACTACGTTAACCTTTGCTAAGCGGATGATTCTTGAAGCACTTGGGATTGAAAGTGTTGCGCAAGATGCAAAAGACTATTTGGGCTTCATTGAAAAAAAACTAGGCAGTCTTTCTTTTCCAAACACAAAAACCTTTTCTGGGCTAGCCCGCGAAGCATTTGGTGACACGCGGGGACTTTCCGCGGATGAAAGATTGATTTACTGGTGGAATACAGAAGAGACAATGTTCAAACAACTTGAAAACGTTGAGATTGAAAGCCGACTTAAAACAGGCTTCCACGATGTGGATGATTTTTTAACATTTTCACAATTTGTTCGACAGCGAAGAAGCTCTAGGGCGGGAAGTGCGCTAGAAAATCACCTCAGTGAAATTTTTGAGACAGAGGGAGTGATGCATTCTCGCGGGAAAAAAACAGAAGGAAATAAAAAGCCAGATTTTATCTTTCCTTCCATTGAAAAATACCATGAGGCGGGCTTTCCTATGGAGAGATTGGCTATGCTGGGTGTGAAAACAACATGTAAAGACAGGTGGCGTCAAGTATTGGCAGAAGCTGACAAGATACCTCTTAAGCATCTTTTCACGCTCCAACCGAAAATCTCAAGTAATCAACTCGATGAAATGTCTGGGGCAAATGTACGTTTGGTTATTCCGTCGGAGCTGCAAGAAAGCTACTGCTGTGATATAAAAAGAAAAATGTTAAGCCTTGAAGACTTTTTACTGTATGTAAAGCATTTGTAG
- a CDS encoding permease gives MFGWWEALSGQLVFGLFGLEKGGRLGEAVHFFIYDTVKIFILLTTIIFLVSVLRSYFPVEKARAYIAGKNKVLGHVLAALFGVLTPFCSCSAIPLFLGFLQARIPLGVTFSYLISAPMSDAVVIALLLSLFGWKIAALYVGLGLLVAIVAGLIIGAMGLEKEVLIEIKPVDASYEEQRIPFKARAKEAWEFTRDLFQKIYMYVVVGIGIGAFIHGYVPQDFITAYAGGDAWYAVPLAVLMGIPMYASAAGVLPIVEALTAKGMLMGTAIAFMMAVVALSLPEAMILKRVLSMKLIGIFFGTVGFGILLVGFLFNTIL, from the coding sequence ATGTTTGGGTGGTGGGAAGCGCTTAGTGGCCAATTGGTCTTTGGTCTGTTTGGGCTAGAAAAAGGCGGGCGTCTTGGCGAAGCAGTGCATTTTTTTATCTACGACACCGTTAAGATTTTCATCTTACTCACCACCATTATTTTTCTCGTGAGCGTGTTGCGCAGTTATTTTCCCGTGGAAAAAGCTAGAGCCTACATCGCAGGGAAAAACAAGGTCTTAGGCCACGTGCTTGCCGCCCTTTTTGGGGTGCTCACACCCTTTTGTTCCTGCTCAGCTATTCCGCTATTTTTGGGGTTTTTGCAAGCGCGGATTCCCCTTGGCGTGACCTTTAGTTACCTCATTAGCGCGCCCATGAGTGACGCGGTGGTCATCGCCCTTTTGCTCTCTTTGTTTGGATGGAAAATCGCTGCGCTTTACGTGGGGCTGGGACTGCTTGTGGCGATTGTTGCGGGGCTTATCATCGGGGCGATGGGCCTAGAAAAAGAGGTGCTCATCGAGATAAAACCTGTGGATGCAAGCTACGAAGAACAACGCATCCCTTTCAAGGCACGCGCAAAAGAAGCGTGGGAATTTACCCGCGATTTGTTCCAAAAGATTTACATGTACGTGGTGGTTGGCATCGGCATCGGCGCGTTTATCCACGGCTATGTTCCGCAGGATTTCATCACCGCTTATGCGGGTGGCGATGCGTGGTATGCGGTACCTTTAGCCGTACTCATGGGCATTCCCATGTATGCTAGTGCGGCGGGGGTTTTGCCTATCGTAGAAGCGCTCACCGCCAAAGGGATGCTCATGGGCACGGCGATTGCCTTTATGATGGCCGTGGTGGCACTGAGCCTGCCTGAAGCCATGATTTTAAAGCGGGTGCTTTCCATGAAGCTCATTGGCATCTTTTTTGGCACTGTGGGCTTTGGGATTTTGCTGGTCGGATTTTTGTTCAACACCATTTTATAG
- a CDS encoding arsenic transporter, translated as MVALGIFGLTLVLVLWQPRGLQIGTSALLGAGLALAVGVVSLQDVLEVTHIVWDATLAFLGIILLSLVLDAIGFFEWAALKTARLSKGNGHVMFVGIILLGALVSALFANDGAALILTPIVLAKMRLLRLDTKALFAFVMAGGFISDTASNPLIISNLTNILTAGFFGIGFREYALAMFLPNLLAILASTVVLWLFFRRSIPRTVATHTLPPSHTALKHPPMFRLSWWFLGWLLVGYVVGDWLGLPVSLLSLGGALVFLGLAVRLKAVQAKAILQAVPWQIIWFSVGLYVVVFGLKNAGLAESIATLLLWFKGFGHTAHVLGTGFLAAVLSSVMNNLPAIMLMDIAIQTTGDTFLAYANILGCNLGPKMTPIGSLATLLWLHVLAQKGVNISWWEYMKVGLVITPPVLLVALLGLV; from the coding sequence GTGGTGGCACTGGGTATTTTTGGCCTTACGTTGGTGTTGGTGTTATGGCAGCCTCGGGGGTTGCAAATTGGCACTTCCGCGTTGCTTGGGGCGGGGTTAGCCTTGGCAGTCGGGGTGGTCTCTTTGCAAGACGTGCTAGAGGTGACGCACATTGTCTGGGACGCGACCTTGGCGTTTTTGGGCATCATTTTACTCTCTTTGGTGCTAGATGCCATCGGCTTTTTTGAGTGGGCGGCACTGAAAACGGCGCGCCTTAGTAAGGGAAACGGCCACGTGATGTTTGTGGGCATCATCCTCCTAGGTGCCCTCGTTTCGGCGTTGTTTGCCAATGATGGCGCCGCCCTCATCCTCACACCCATCGTTTTGGCCAAAATGCGTCTGTTGCGTCTGGATACCAAAGCCCTTTTTGCTTTTGTGATGGCAGGTGGGTTCATCAGCGACACCGCCTCCAACCCCCTCATCATCTCCAACCTAACCAACATCCTCACCGCGGGGTTTTTTGGCATCGGTTTTAGAGAATACGCCCTTGCCATGTTTCTCCCTAACCTCTTAGCTATCCTTGCCTCCACCGTGGTGTTGTGGCTCTTTTTTCGCCGCTCCATTCCCCGCACCGTCGCCACTCACACCTTGCCTCCTTCCCACACCGCCCTCAAACATCCGCCCATGTTTAGGCTAAGTTGGTGGTTTTTGGGGTGGTTGCTCGTTGGTTATGTGGTGGGCGATTGGCTAGGACTTCCCGTTTCGCTTCTTTCTCTTGGAGGTGCACTGGTGTTTTTAGGACTTGCGGTGCGTCTTAAAGCCGTCCAAGCAAAGGCTATCTTGCAAGCGGTGCCGTGGCAGATTATCTGGTTTAGCGTGGGATTGTACGTGGTGGTGTTTGGACTTAAAAATGCGGGTTTGGCAGAGAGTATCGCTACGTTGTTGTTGTGGTTTAAAGGATTTGGACACACCGCCCATGTGCTAGGCACGGGCTTTTTAGCAGCCGTGTTAAGCTCGGTCATGAACAACCTGCCCGCCATCATGCTCATGGACATCGCCATCCAAACCACGGGCGACACCTTCTTGGCTTACGCGAACATCTTAGGGTGTAACCTTGGGCCAAAAATGACGCCTATTGGCTCCCTTGCCACTTTGTTGTGGTTGCATGTGTTGGCGCAAAAAGGGGTCAACATCAGTTGGTGGGAATACATGAAAGTGGGGCTAGTTATCACCCCACCCGTTCTCTTAGTAGCACTCTTAGGACTGGTGTAA
- a CDS encoding DNA cytosine methyltransferase, protein MTHWMGKNQSMATPHRTAPYRAIDLFAGIGGIRLGFEKAFGDALEFVFASEIDKFARQTYAANFNDMPHGDITCIDAQSIPAHDILLAGFPCQAFSVAGHRKGFEDTRGTLFFEIARIAAHHRPKMIFLENVKGFKNHDGGKTFSVVKQTLETLGYRVFAKVLNAKAYGVPQNRERIYIVCFLNYESDFVFPVPLKKEVRVSHILEKKVDKKYTLSDRLWAGHQKRKQAHKEKGNGFGYSLFDGASPYTSTISARYYKDGSEILIAQQGQNPRKLTPREAARLQGFGDEFNIVVSDTQAYKQFGNSVAVPVIESIAVLVRSVLEGSKKGEKPASYAFEKLAG, encoded by the coding sequence ATGACACACTGGATGGGGAAAAATCAATCCATGGCGACACCGCACCGCACCGCACCCTACAGAGCAATTGACCTGTTTGCAGGCATTGGAGGCATTCGTTTGGGCTTTGAAAAAGCCTTTGGCGATGCACTCGAGTTTGTGTTTGCCTCAGAGATTGATAAGTTCGCACGCCAAACGTATGCAGCAAACTTTAACGACATGCCACACGGAGACATTACATGTATTGATGCCCAAAGTATTCCTGCTCATGATATTTTGCTTGCAGGGTTTCCGTGTCAAGCCTTTAGCGTGGCGGGCCACCGCAAGGGATTTGAAGACACCAGAGGAACCCTTTTTTTTGAGATTGCGCGTATTGCTGCGCACCATCGCCCTAAGATGATTTTTTTAGAAAACGTCAAAGGCTTCAAAAACCACGACGGTGGCAAGACCTTTAGTGTGGTAAAACAGACGCTGGAAACCTTGGGCTACAGGGTGTTTGCAAAAGTACTCAATGCCAAAGCGTATGGCGTTCCTCAAAATAGAGAAAGGATTTATATTGTTTGTTTTTTGAATTATGAGAGTGATTTCGTCTTTCCTGTGCCACTCAAAAAAGAGGTGAGGGTTTCTCATATTTTAGAAAAAAAGGTGGATAAAAAGTACACCCTCTCAGACAGACTTTGGGCAGGGCATCAGAAACGAAAACAGGCGCACAAAGAAAAAGGAAACGGTTTTGGGTATTCTCTTTTTGATGGCGCCTCACCTTACACAAGCACGATTTCTGCGCGCTATTATAAAGATGGCTCAGAAATTCTCATTGCGCAACAAGGACAAAATCCTCGAAAACTTACACCGCGTGAAGCGGCAAGATTGCAAGGGTTTGGGGATGAATTTAACATTGTTGTGAGCGACACACAAGCGTATAAACAATTTGGCAACAGCGTGGCGGTTCCTGTTATTGAGTCCATTGCTGTGTTGGTGCGAAGCGTGCTTGAGGGCTCGAAGAAAGGGGAGAAACCTGCTTCTTATGCTTTTGAAAAACTTGCTGGGTAG